The following is a genomic window from Thiomicrorhabdus sp..
AAAGCGGCCAGCATGGTTCCGCCGGTTAGCAGTACAAAATCGACCGGAGGGTAGGTATTCGGGTCGATGCTGTGAAAAATCCATGCCATCAGCGCCAGAGAGCCGAGAAAACCGACCGGAAACTGCCAGCGAATCGTGCGGCTGTACAGCATCCACATGCCGCCAATCATAAAGGTGATATTGATCCATTCCCAGCTGTTGAAGCCGAACAGGTGGTGGGTATAACTGGTGTGTGTCGGAATGGCTGGGTTTAGGGTTTCGGCGACGTTGATTCCCTGAGAAATACCGATACGCAGATTCGTTCAACGGGGTGGCTCCGGTCATCATGTCTACGAAAGTGCCATTCATATGTCCTTGAAAAATCAACTGCAGGGCTTCTGCAAAACCGATGTAGTGGCCGCTTAATTCAGCCGGAAGAATCCACTGTGTCATGGGAACCGGAAAAGAGATCAACAGAAATGCATAACCAAGCATGGCCGGATTAAATGGGTTATATCCCAGCCCGCCGTACAGATGTTTTCCGAAAATCAAAGCGAAAGTACTGCCGGTAACGATAATCCACCAGGGTGCGGTCGGCGGAATACAGAATACCAGACCGGTAATGGTAATCAGGCCGCTCAAATCGGTCAGATAAGGCAGAATCGGACGGCCGCGCAGTTTGAGCATCGCGCTTTCGACAGCGATTAACGTCAGTACGGCCAGAAGCCACTGGACGACAATGCCGAATCCGAAAAAGTACAGATGAACCAACAGAGCCGGGAGCGCGGCAATCTGCACTTGCATCATCACTTTACGAACGTTCTGATCATTATGCGCGAATGGGGATGACTGCATGCGATCGTTCATCAGGAATCGCCTCCTTGTTCGGCGTTTGATTGCTGTTGAGCCTTGCGGGCGGCGGCGCGTTTTCTCGCTGCTTCAACGGCAGCGGCACGTTTATCGACAACGGGTTGATCAGTAAGGGATTGCGCAGCGTCTTGTTTAGTTTGCTGTTCTGCATCTTGTTCCAGAGCCTGCTGCTTCTGCGCTTGTTTTCTGGCCAATGCCGCTTGTCGGGCTTTTTCAACCGCCAGCTTTCGCTGCTGCTCTTTTTCCAAAGCGGGAGAAGTGTGCGCACTGGTTTCGGTTAAGTCGACGGCTTGAAGTTCGTTTGGCGTTGCATCTGGTTTTGCCACTTCGTTTTTGGCGGTTTTACCTTGCTCGCTTGCTTGCTGTTGGGCTTTTTTACGGGCGGCGGCTTTCGCTGCGGCTGCCTTAGCGGCTGCACGCGAATCTTTTTTCACTGTCTGCGTTTGCTGATCCATTTGCAAAGTTTTTGATTCGGCCTGTTCGGAATCGTCAGTTTGTTGAGCGGCTTTCTTGGCTGCGGCACGAGCCGCTGCCGCTCTGGCAGCAGCAGCTTTTGCAGAGGCTTTTGGATCTTTTGTCGATTCGGCTTCGGTCTTGGTGCGATTTTCAGGAGAAGCACTGGCGCCTTTGGTCGAAGGTGTTTTCTTGCCTTGTGCCGCCTTGCGCGCCGCTTCAATCGCTTTACGGCGAGCCGGAGGCAGGTTGGCTAAATCGTCTTCGGCCGGTTCCGTTTGAACAGAGACATTTGCCTGGGATGCTTTCTGGGCGGCGGATTTTTTAGCCGCAGCGGCACGTGCTGCAGCCGCTTGGGCCGCATTCGGTTGTTTGGCCGAGTCGGAACTTTTCTTTGAAGAGGGTTTTGAAGAGTCTTCGCTAGCCATTTGTTTTTTAACGGCTTCTTTTTTCTGTCTCAAACGTTCTTCACGTTCCTGTTTCTCACGTTCGATCCGTGCCAACTTGAATTCATGCCGCTGTTTTGCCAGCTCAACTGCTTTTTGCTCGGCATGAATTTCTTTGATTTCCGATTTGGCGTGACGGTAGTATTGCACCAGAGGAATATGGCTTGGGCAGACATAGCTGCAGCAGCCGCATTCGATACAGTCGAAGATATTCAGTTTTTCGACTTTTTCGTATTCATGTCCTTGGGCGTGCCAGTACATCTGTTGTGGCAGAAGGTTGACCGGACAGGCATCCATGCATTCACCGCAGCGGATGCATGGCATTTGCATTTCCTGCTGTTGCGGCGGGTTGGCCAGAACGCAGTTGGTGGTTTTTAATACTCCGACATGATTGTCCAGAACTTCGAAGCCCATCATTGGCCCGCCCATGACTAATGGATAACGGATTGCCTGGTTCGGTTCGGCCAGTTCGACCAGCTCGTTAAACGGCGTTCCGATCAGAACTTCGGCATTGAAAGGGGATCTCAAACCAAAACCGGTGACCGTAACCATTCGCGAAATCAGCGGTTTTTTCTCTTCTACAGCCTGATAAATAGCGGCATAGGTGGCGACATTCATCATCAGCAGACCCAGATCAACCGCATGTTTGCCTTTTGGCATTTCAATTCCGGTCAGTTCGTAAGTCAGTTGTTTTTGCCCGCCCATCGGATAAACAGTTTCCACCGTTTTGATTTCAACGATGCTTCCGGCTGCGGCTGAACGCATGGCTTCGATTGCGGCCGGTTTATTGGTTTCAATACCGCAGATCACTTTTTCGGCGCCAAGGGCTTTGGCTGTGATCAAGGCACCTTGAATAACGCGCTGCGGATAATGTTGCATCAACAGGTCGTCGCAGGTGATAAAAGGCTCGCATTCGGCACCGTTAATTAGCAAGGTATGAATTTTGCCGCTTTCGGCCGGTAATTTGGCATAGGTCGGGAAACCGGCGCCACCCATGCCGACAATACCGGCTTCGCGAAGCTGCTGTTTTAGTTCCGATGGGTCATTGATTGTTAAAGCTTGTAACGGTGAATCACCGGCCTGATCGAGGCCGTCCGGTTCGATCACTATACAGCGGGATTTCAACCCGGAAGGGTGAGCGACAGGGTGATCTTTGATCGCAATAACGGTGCCGGAGGTCGGAGCATGTACCGGTACTGCTCGACTACGGATGAATTCCGATTTAGGCGGTGACGCGACAACTTGGTATTTCAGGATGCGATCACCGACCTGAATCTGAGTTTCCAATAATTCTCCGTCTTGCTCGATAGGCAGAAAGAGTTGTTTCGGTAGTGCCAGTTCTCGGATTGGCATGCGTTCCGACATGGATTTATGATAAGAAGGGAAGACTCCACCATGAAAGCGATATAGCCAGCGTTTGGCTGTCGGATAGACACTGGCGATCCCACGCTGGATAGTGTGCAGCAGGCTCATGCCGCACCTCCATTGCGTTTGGCAGCGTCTTCGGCTTCCGGATCAGGCCATTTCCAGTTGTTAAGCGTCTGCGCCAGTGGGCGCATTTCGATGCAGTCGACCGGGCAGACCGGTACGCACTTTTCGCAGCCGGTGCATTCCTGTTGAATGACGGTATGCATCATTTTGGTTGCACCGAGAATGGCATCCACCGGGCATTCCTTAATACACAGCACGCAGCCTATGCACAGGTCTTCATCGATAAAAGCGGTTTCTTTCGGTTTTTCTTCGGCGGAAGTATCTTCCATCGGTTTTTGCTCACGGCCGGTGATTTCGGAGATTCTAATCATCACTTCCGTGCCGCCGGGGATACACAGGTTGACTTCGGATTCTCCCTTTGCCAGCGCTTCGGCATAAGGTTTGCAGCCAGGAAAACCGCACTGTCCGCACTGAGTCTGCGGCAGTTCTTTATCGATCTGTTCGGCCACCGGGTTGCCTTCAACCTTGAAACGAACCGAGGCATAACCGAGCAGGAGGCCAAAGATCAGCGCCAATCCTAAAAAGATCAAAATCGCTTCTATCACTGTTTTGATCCCTTGTTGCAGCGGTGTGTCGCATGAGTGACGAAGAACATCAGGCCAGGCCTCCAAATCCCATGAAAGCCATCGACATCAGGCCTGCGGTAATCAGAGCGATCGGCGCGCCCTTGAAAGGCGCCGGAACATCGGCAACTTCCAGACGCTCGCGGATTGAAGAGAAAAGCACCATAACCAGCGTAAAGCCGACTGCGGCACCGAAGCCGTAAACTGCCGAGGAGATAAAGTCGTGCTTTTCGCCGACGTTCAGCAGTGCGACACCAAGTACGGCGCAGTTGGTGGTAATCAACGGCAGGTAAATTCCCAGTACCTGATAGAGTACCGGACTGCTTTTATGGATCGCCATTTCGGTAAAACCGACGACGGCAGCAATGGCGAGAATAAAGGCAATCGTCTGCAGATATTCCAGTTGAAAAGGAATCAACAGGTAAGTATAGATCAGGTAACTTAACACCGAGGAGAGTGTCAGAACGAAGGTGGTCGCCAGACCCATCCCCAGAGCGGCATCGGTTTTTTTGGATACCCCCATAAAAGGACACAGGCCCAAGAATTTAACAAGCACGAAGTTATTGACTAAAACCGTACTGATTAAGATAGCGATATATTCCTGCATTGGCGTCCTTCGTGCTGTTGAGAGTTGGCTCGCTTACTTAACGCGCATGCCCGGTTGGGCTCCGTCGTCCGGGTTTAGAATGTACAAATCCGAACCGCCCGGGCCGGCTGCCAGCACCATGCCTTCCGACAGGCCGAAACGCATTTTACGCGGTGCCAGATTGGCGACCATGACGGTCTGTTTGCCGATCAGGTCTTCCGGGTTGTAGGCCGCTTTAATGCCGGCGAAGACTTGGCGCTGCTCGAATCCGATGTCCAATGTCAGTTTAATCAGCTTATCTGCCTCCGGAACCGCTTCGGCATTGACGATTTTGGCAATACGCAGATCGATTTTAGCAAAGTCGTCAATGGTGATGGTTTCTGCCAGCGGATCGAATCCGCCAGTGTCTTTAGTTTGAGCGTTTTCTGAAGTCATTTTTTTCTCTTGCTTATTCTTTTTCGGCTTGGTGTCGTCTTTTTTACCGTCAGGCGCTGATTTTGCACCCAGTGATTGTGCCGAAGATTCGACCATTTTTTCAATAGAAGGCATTTCCAGACGTGTCATTAAGGCTTTGAATTTATTGATTTCGTGACCCGTGAGCGGAGTTTTTACATCATCCCAGTCCGGAGTTTGCAGATTCAGGAAGCCCCAGGCATCGGTCGCGGTTTTTGGTAATACCGGCGCAAGATAACTCATCAGTACGCGGAACAGGTTGATACCAACCGACACCGATTCGTGCAATTCCGCTTCTTTGCCTTCTTCTTTCGCCAGAACCCAAGGAGCGGTTTCGGCGATGTATTCATTGGCTTTGTCCGCCAGCGCCATGATTTCACGCATGGCGTGGCCGTATTCGCGTTTTTCGTACAGCTCGGCGATTTCTTCCGATTTACGTGAGAACTCGTTGTACAGTGTCTGCGCGTCGGCAGACCAGCTATCGGCCAGTTTGCCGGCGAATTTTTTCATAACAAAACCGGCACAACGACTGGCGATATTAATGACTTTACCGACCAGGTCGGAGTTGACGCGTTGCGCAAAGTCTTCCAGATTCAAATCGATATCGTCGATACGGCTGGTCAGCTTGGCAGCGAAGTAATAACGCAAGTATTCCGGATTCAAGTGATCCAGATAGGTTCTGGCCATAATGAAAGTACCACGCGACTTGGACATTTTTTGGCCGTCAACGGTCAGGAATCCGTGCGCCCAGACCGCATCTGGAGTGCGGAAGTCGGCACCATGCAACATGGCAGGCCAGAACAGGGCGTGGAAATTGATGATGTCTTTACCGATGAAGTGGTACAACTCGGCTTGAGAATCTTTTTGCCAGTATTCGTCGAAGTTCAGTCCCGATTTTTCGCAGTAAGCTTTAAAGCTCGACATATAGCCGATCGGAGCGTCCAGCCAGACATAGAAATATTTATTTTGTTCCCCTGGGATTTCAAAACCGAAGTAAGGCGCATCACGCGAAATGTCCCAGCCGCGCAGACCGCTTTCTAACCATTCGTCGATTTTATTGGCAATCTGAGTCTGCAAGTGACCGGCACGGGTCCATTCTTTAAGCATGTCGGCAAACTGATCCAGTTCAAAGAACAGATGGTCAGAATCTTTTTCGATCGGCGTCGCGCCGGAAACGGCCGATTTCGGATTGAGCAGATCGGTTGGTGCATAGGTCGCGCCACAGGCTTCGCAGTTGTCGCCGTACTGGTCTTCAGCGCCGCATTTCGGGCAGGTTCCCTTGACGAAACGATCCGGTAGAAACATGGCTTTTTCCGGGTCGTAGAATTGGGAAATTGACTTGCGAGCAATATAACCTTTCTCTTTCAGACGGTTATAGATCAGTTCAGCAAAGTATTTGTTTTCCGGCGAATTGGTGCTGTGGTAGTGATCGAAAGCGATATTGAAACCGGCGAAATCGGCCTGATGTGCTTCGGACGATTTGGCGATCAGTTCTTCCGGAGTAATGCCTTCGGCTTCGGCGCGCAGCATAATCGGCGTGCCGTGGGCGTCATCGGCACAGACGTAAGTACACTCGTGGCCGCGCATTTTTTGGAAACGAGACCAGATGTCAGTCTGAATATACTCGACCAGATGGCCTAAGTGGATTGGACCGTTTGCATAGGGTAAGGCACTGGTAATTAAGATTTTTCTCTGTGCTTTGGCTGACATCGGTGGTTCGTTTCCTGTTTTAATTTTGAGTGACCGTCATGTTTAAAAATACATTCAAATAACCGTATTGAAAACGGGGCATTTTGGCGTGCATTTTTTGTTGTTAAATAGCCGGGTATTATAGCGATTTTCGAAAAGCTTGTCTGTAAGACTTGATGGGCTTTTCGATGGAATATTACGAAGTGAGAAAACGGGCATCGGCAGAGGCGATGCCCTAATAAGAAAGGAGGCGGAAGATCAGGTGTTTTGAATGACGATTTCCGGAAAGACGCTGGCATAGTTGCGTTTTTTAACGCCGATGTCGGCGCTGACTCTATGAGCCATGCCGCGATATTTCTGTGCAATGTCGCTGCCCGGTTCGCTGGTCACTGTTGGCGCTCCTTGATCGGTTTCTTCGCGGATGCGTTTGTCGAGCGGCAGGGCGCCCAGGAATGGAACCTGATATTGTTCCGCCATGGTTTCACCGCCGTGGGCACCGAAGATTGCTTCTTCATGCCCGCAGTTCGAACAGATGTGGGTACTCATGTTTTCGATAATTCCGAGAATCGGAATTTCGACTTTTTCAAACATTTTCAGCCCTTTTTTGGCATCGATCAGTGAAACCTGCTGTGGCGTTGTGACAATGATCGCTCCAGTCACAGGGATCTGTTGTGACAAGGTCAGTTGAACGTCTCCGGTGCCTGGTGGCAAGTCGATCAGCAGATAGTCCAGATCTTGCCAGTTGGTTTCCTTCAGAAGCTGGGTCAGAGTTTGAGTGACGATCGGCCCGCGCCAGATCATCGGCGAGTCTTCTTCGATCAGAACGCCGATTGACATCACCTGCATGCCGTACGCCATAAGCGGTTCCATGCTTTTTCCGTCCTTGGATTGCGGTTTTTCTTTCAGGTTTAACATGGTCGGGATGCTGGGGCCATAGATGTCGGCATCCAAAATTCCGACCCGGGCACCTTCCTGTTGCAAGGCGAGCGCCAGATTAACGGTTGTTGTAGACTTGCCGACGCCACCTTTGCCTGATGCAATGGCAATGATATTTTTGATCTCCGGTAAGGGCTGGGTGCCTTTCTGTACATCATGGGCGACGATTTTGGTTGTGAAGTCGGCATGAATTTGCTCAATTCCCTCAAGGTCGGACAGGTGGTGCTGCAGTTGCTGCTCAAGAGACGGCCAGATCGATTTGCACGGATAAGGCATTTCGATCTGTAATTTAAGCTGCCCTTTTTTTAAGTCGATTTGTTGTACCGCCTTTAATTTCTGCAGGCTTTTTTTGGTTGACGGGTCGATACAAAGCGCGATTTTCGCTTCGATTTGTTGCTGCAGTTCGCTGGAGATTGAACTGCCGAAAAGTTTGCTTAAGAAGCCCATTTGCGATCCTTGAATATCTTCGGGTTTGGATGAGTGTACTTTTAATCTCTGTTTTAGATTTTAGTCTTATTTTATTTAGATTTAATTATTGTATGGTTTTGAATGCTTTGGAAAGGCCGGTTAGACGCTGACCATCAAGCCTGATCTTTATGATTTGGTTTACTGCTTTATCGATTCTGGCCGTGTTATCTCAATGGCGACGAATGATTTGATGTGGCAGAGTGTCCGAAG
Proteins encoded in this region:
- the rsxC gene encoding electron transport complex subunit RsxC; protein product: MSLLHTIQRGIASVYPTAKRWLYRFHGGVFPSYHKSMSERMPIRELALPKQLFLPIEQDGELLETQIQVGDRILKYQVVASPPKSEFIRSRAVPVHAPTSGTVIAIKDHPVAHPSGLKSRCIVIEPDGLDQAGDSPLQALTINDPSELKQQLREAGIVGMGGAGFPTYAKLPAESGKIHTLLINGAECEPFITCDDLLMQHYPQRVIQGALITAKALGAEKVICGIETNKPAAIEAMRSAAAGSIVEIKTVETVYPMGGQKQLTYELTGIEMPKGKHAVDLGLLMMNVATYAAIYQAVEEKKPLISRMVTVTGFGLRSPFNAEVLIGTPFNELVELAEPNQAIRYPLVMGGPMMGFEVLDNHVGVLKTTNCVLANPPQQQEMQMPCIRCGECMDACPVNLLPQQMYWHAQGHEYEKVEKLNIFDCIECGCCSYVCPSHIPLVQYYRHAKSEIKEIHAEQKAVELAKQRHEFKLARIEREKQEREERLRQKKEAVKKQMASEDSSKPSSKKSSDSAKQPNAAQAAAARAAAAKKSAAQKASQANVSVQTEPAEDDLANLPPARRKAIEAARKAAQGKKTPSTKGASASPENRTKTEAESTKDPKASAKAAAARAAAARAAAKKAAQQTDDSEQAESKTLQMDQQTQTVKKDSRAAAKAAAAKAAARKKAQQQASEQGKTAKNEVAKPDATPNELQAVDLTETSAHTSPALEKEQQRKLAVEKARQAALARKQAQKQQALEQDAEQQTKQDAAQSLTDQPVVDKRAAAVEAARKRAAARKAQQQSNAEQGGDS
- the rsxB gene encoding electron transport complex subunit RsxB, which codes for MIEAILIFLGLALIFGLLLGYASVRFKVEGNPVAEQIDKELPQTQCGQCGFPGCKPYAEALAKGESEVNLCIPGGTEVMIRISEITGREQKPMEDTSAEEKPKETAFIDEDLCIGCVLCIKECPVDAILGATKMMHTVIQQECTGCEKCVPVCPVDCIEMRPLAQTLNNWKWPDPEAEDAAKRNGGAA
- the rsxA gene encoding electron transport complex subunit RsxA; translated protein: MQEYIAILISTVLVNNFVLVKFLGLCPFMGVSKKTDAALGMGLATTFVLTLSSVLSYLIYTYLLIPFQLEYLQTIAFILAIAAVVGFTEMAIHKSSPVLYQVLGIYLPLITTNCAVLGVALLNVGEKHDFISSAVYGFGAAVGFTLVMVLFSSIRERLEVADVPAPFKGAPIALITAGLMSMAFMGFGGLA
- the metG gene encoding methionine--tRNA ligase encodes the protein MSAKAQRKILITSALPYANGPIHLGHLVEYIQTDIWSRFQKMRGHECTYVCADDAHGTPIMLRAEAEGITPEELIAKSSEAHQADFAGFNIAFDHYHSTNSPENKYFAELIYNRLKEKGYIARKSISQFYDPEKAMFLPDRFVKGTCPKCGAEDQYGDNCEACGATYAPTDLLNPKSAVSGATPIEKDSDHLFFELDQFADMLKEWTRAGHLQTQIANKIDEWLESGLRGWDISRDAPYFGFEIPGEQNKYFYVWLDAPIGYMSSFKAYCEKSGLNFDEYWQKDSQAELYHFIGKDIINFHALFWPAMLHGADFRTPDAVWAHGFLTVDGQKMSKSRGTFIMARTYLDHLNPEYLRYYFAAKLTSRIDDIDLNLEDFAQRVNSDLVGKVINIASRCAGFVMKKFAGKLADSWSADAQTLYNEFSRKSEEIAELYEKREYGHAMREIMALADKANEYIAETAPWVLAKEEGKEAELHESVSVGINLFRVLMSYLAPVLPKTATDAWGFLNLQTPDWDDVKTPLTGHEINKFKALMTRLEMPSIEKMVESSAQSLGAKSAPDGKKDDTKPKKNKQEKKMTSENAQTKDTGGFDPLAETITIDDFAKIDLRIAKIVNAEAVPEADKLIKLTLDIGFEQRQVFAGIKAAYNPEDLIGKQTVMVANLAPRKMRFGLSEGMVLAAGPGGSDLYILNPDDGAQPGMRVK
- the apbC gene encoding iron-sulfur cluster carrier protein ApbC, giving the protein MGFLSKLFGSSISSELQQQIEAKIALCIDPSTKKSLQKLKAVQQIDLKKGQLKLQIEMPYPCKSIWPSLEQQLQHHLSDLEGIEQIHADFTTKIVAHDVQKGTQPLPEIKNIIAIASGKGGVGKSTTTVNLALALQQEGARVGILDADIYGPSIPTMLNLKEKPQSKDGKSMEPLMAYGMQVMSIGVLIEEDSPMIWRGPIVTQTLTQLLKETNWQDLDYLLIDLPPGTGDVQLTLSQQIPVTGAIIVTTPQQVSLIDAKKGLKMFEKVEIPILGIIENMSTHICSNCGHEEAIFGAHGGETMAEQYQVPFLGALPLDKRIREETDQGAPTVTSEPGSDIAQKYRGMAHRVSADIGVKKRNYASVFPEIVIQNT